One Phaseolus vulgaris cultivar G19833 chromosome 11, P. vulgaris v2.0, whole genome shotgun sequence genomic window carries:
- the LOC137821299 gene encoding aspartate aminotransferase, mitochondrial — translation MAIRNSLNGQFLRRSTVAGARFMSSSWFRSIEPAPKDPILGVTEAFLADQSPNKVNVGVGAYRDDNGKPVVLECVREAERRIAGGQFMEYLPIGGSIKMVEESLKLAYGENSDFIKDKRIAAVQALSGTGACRLFAAFQQRFHPNSRIYIPVPTWVNHHNIWRDAGVPMKTFRYYHPESKGLDFAGLMDDMKNAPDGSFFLLHACAHNPTGVDPSEEQWREISSMIKAKGHFPFLDMAYQGFASGDPERDVKAIRIFLEDGHLIGLAQSYAKNMGLYGQRVGCLSVLCEDEKQAVIVKSQLQLIARPMYSNPPLHGALIVSTVLGDPELKKLWLNEVKVMADRIIGMRTTLRENLEKRNSPLPWQHITNQIGMFCYSGLTPEQVDVMTNKFHIYMTRNGRISMAGLNTGNVGYVADAIHEVTKSS, via the exons ATGGCGATTCGCAACTCGCTCAACGGACAATTTCTCCGCCGCAGCACCGTCGCTGGAGCTAGGTTTATGTCGTCTTCTTGGTTTCGGAGCATCGAGCCTGCTCCCAAGGATCCGATCCTCGGAGTCACTGAAGCTTTCCTCGCCGATCAGAGTCCAAACAAAGTCAACGTTGGAGTG ggTGCGTATCGCGATGACAATGGAAAGCCTGTGGTTCTGGAATGCGTTAGAGAAGCAGAGAGGAGAATTGCAGGAGGCCAATTCAT GGAGTATCTTCCTATTGGTGGAAGCATAAAAATGGTTGAAGAATCGCTCAAGCTGGCATACGGAGAAAACTCCGATTTCATCAAGGATAAAAGAATAGCTGCTGTGCAGGCTTTATCTGGAACTGGTGCATGTCGACTTTTTGCTGCATTTCAACAGAGATTTCATCCTAATTCCCGAATCTATATACCAGTGCCTACCTGGGTTAA CCATCATAACATTTGGAGAGATGCTGGAGTGCCTATGAAGACATTCCGTTACTATCATCCCGAGTCTAAAGGACTGGATTTTGCAGGACTGATGGATGACATGAAG AATGCTCCAGATGGTTCCTTCTTTCTGCTTCATGCTTGTGCGCACAATCCTACTGGAGTAGATCCTTCAGAAGAACAATGGAGAGAGATCTCTTCCATGATTAAG GCTAAGGGTCATTTCCCTTTCTTGGACATGGCATATCAAGGTTTTGCTAGTGGTGATCCAGAGAGAGATGTAAAAGCCATTAGGATTTTTCTGGAGGACGGTCATTTAATAGGACTTGCTCAGTCATATGCAAAAAATATGGGACTGTACGGCCAGCGAGTTGGATGCCTGAG TGTGCTCTGTGAAGATGAGAAACAAGCTGTGATTGTGAAAAGTCAGTTACAGCTGATTGCTAGACCCATGTACAGTAACCCACCTCTCCATGGAGCGCTTATAGTTTCAACTGTCCTTGGAGATCCTGAGTTGAAGAAGTTATGGCTTAACGAAGTCAAG GTTATGGCAGATCGCATCATTGGAATGAGGACCACACTACGAGAGAACTTGGAAAAGAGGAATTCTCCTTTGCCCTGGCAGCACATAACCAATCAG aTTGGTATGTTCTGCTACAGTGGATTGACACCTGAACAGGTTGATGTTATGACAAACAAGTTTCATATTTACATGACCCGTAACGGTCGTATCAG TATGGCTGGTCTTAATACGGGCAATGTCGGATATGTTGCTGACGCTATCCATGAGGTTACAAAATCTTCCTAA